In Struthio camelus isolate bStrCam1 chromosome 13, bStrCam1.hap1, whole genome shotgun sequence, the following are encoded in one genomic region:
- the GM2A gene encoding ganglioside GM2 activator has product MRAALLALCALQLCPAALGGPGRPQVLVERSGARKLRKVGGFSWENCGAGKDPVVLQSLSVAPDPITIPGNLRISAAVTGTKALTSPLKAVLVVEKALGELWIQLPCVDQLGSCTYSDVCTILDNLIPPGTTCPEPLLTYGIPCHCPFKAGSYSLPASDFLLPDIELPSWMTNGNYRVRAAISNKGEELACIKLAFSLQAQ; this is encoded by the exons ATGCGAGCGGCGCTGCTGGCGCTCTGCGCcctgcagctgtgcccagctgcgctcggcgggccgggccgcccgcaggTCCTGGTGGAGCGGAGCGGGGCTAGGAAGCTGAGGAAG GTCGGGGGCTTTTCCTGGGAGAACTGCGGTGCGGGGAAGGATCCCGTTGTGCTCCAGAGCCTCTCCGTGGCGCCAGACCCCATCACCATCCCGGGGAACCTGCGGATCAGTGCCGCCGTGACCGGTACCAAGGCCCTGACCTCCCCGCTGAAG GCGGTGCTGGTTGTGGAGAAGGCGCTGGGCGAGCTCTGGATCCAGCTGCCCTGCGTCGACCAGCTGGGCAGCTGCACCTACAGCGACGTCTGCACCATCCTGGACAACCTCATCCCTCCGGGGACGACCTGCCCGGAGCCCCTCCTCACCTACGGCATCCCTTGCCACTGCCCCTTCAAAGCG gGCTCCTACTCTCTGCCGGCCAGTGATTTCCTGCTGCCCGACATCGAGCTGCCCTCCTGGATGACCAACGGCAACTACCGCGTCCGGGCGGCCATCAGCAACAAAGGGGAAGAGCTCGCCTGCATCAAGCTGGCCTTCTCCCTCCAGGCGCagtga